A window of Notolabrus celidotus isolate fNotCel1 chromosome 11, fNotCel1.pri, whole genome shotgun sequence contains these coding sequences:
- the edn3b gene encoding endothelin-3b isoform X2, which produces MSDMERILSVPARVMILQILAVILLKGVLTSENTHGGLPDSDRVSGSGGPAGSHLAQATGAKSRPKRCTCYSYKDKECVYYCHLDIIWINTPERTVPYGISSYRGTQRIRRDAGTQAPASEGAQRCICATPDSDSECKNFCLSRFHDSTPWLWDSK; this is translated from the exons ATGTCTGACATGGAAAGGATACTATCCGTCCCCGCGAGAGTCATGATTTTGCAAATACTGGCAGTGATTCTCTTAAAAG GTGTGTTGACATCCGAGAACACCCACGGAGGTCTCCCAGACTCCGACAGGGTGTCCGGCTCCGGAGGACCAGCAGGCTCACATCTGGCTCAGGCAACAGGAGCAAAGTCTAGACCCAAGCGCTGCACTTGTTACTCCTACAAGGATAAAGAGTGCGTCTACTACTGTCACCTGGACATCATCTGGATCAACACTCCCGA gCGCACAGTGCCTTATGGAATATCGAGCTACAGGGGAACACAGCGAATCAGACGTGATGCTGGCACACAAGCACCTGCAAGTGAGGGAGCCCAGCGCTGCATCTGTGCTACACCAGACTCAGATTCTGAGTGCAAAAACTTTTGTCTGTCAAG ATTCCACGATAGTACACCATGGTTATGGGATTCCAAATAA
- the LOC117820983 gene encoding uncharacterized protein LOC117820983 isoform X2, producing the protein MPNRKKADALKMGGGRAPPPLMEAEALALRQNFGRPATEGIPGGSSSSEPTPQDTSAFITYSDGAICLVEPPHATTDLVTDEEYEETLSAAFTEGEPERPVEGMAGQQQEGPSTSTAQIDTVRWMFSKFSLGPPDEKGRSRN; encoded by the exons ATGC CcaacagaaagaaagcagatgcCCTTAAAATGGGTGGCGGCCGAGCACCGCCACCTCTAATGGAGGCAGAGGCGCTGGCCCTGAGACAGAATTTTGGAAGGCCAGCGACTGAGGGAATCCCTGGAGGGAGCTCATCCTCTGAGCCCACCCCCCAAGACACAAGTGCCTTTATAACAT ATTCTGATGGTGCGATCTGCCTGGTGGAGCCCCCTCACGCCACAACAGACCTTGTAACT GATGAAGAGTACGAGGAGACTTTGTCTGCTGCCTTCACAGAGGGGGAACCAGAAAGGCCTGTAGag GGCATGGctgggcagcagcaggagggtccCTCAACTTCAACTGCACAGATTGACACAGTGAGATGGATGTTCAGTAAATTCAGTCTTGGACCGCCAGATGAGAAGGGCAGATCTCGAAATTGA
- the edn3b gene encoding endothelin-3b isoform X1, producing MSDMERILSVPARVMILQILAVILLKGVLTSENTHGGLPDSDRVSGSGGPAGSHLAQATGAKSRPKRCTCYSYKDKECVYYCHLDIIWINTPERTVPYGISSYRGTQRIRRDAGTQAPASEGAQRCICATPDSDSECKNFCLSSHLQNVPVRSLHRVPGPG from the exons ATGTCTGACATGGAAAGGATACTATCCGTCCCCGCGAGAGTCATGATTTTGCAAATACTGGCAGTGATTCTCTTAAAAG GTGTGTTGACATCCGAGAACACCCACGGAGGTCTCCCAGACTCCGACAGGGTGTCCGGCTCCGGAGGACCAGCAGGCTCACATCTGGCTCAGGCAACAGGAGCAAAGTCTAGACCCAAGCGCTGCACTTGTTACTCCTACAAGGATAAAGAGTGCGTCTACTACTGTCACCTGGACATCATCTGGATCAACACTCCCGA gCGCACAGTGCCTTATGGAATATCGAGCTACAGGGGAACACAGCGAATCAGACGTGATGCTGGCACACAAGCACCTGCAAGTGAGGGAGCCCAGCGCTGCATCTGTGCTACACCAGACTCAGATTCTGAGTGCAAAAACTTTTGTCTGTCAAG CCATCTCCAGAACGTGCCTGTTAGGAGTCTCCACAGAGTCCCTGGTCCTGGATGA
- the LOC117822170 gene encoding LOW QUALITY PROTEIN: putative nuclease HARBI1 (The sequence of the model RefSeq protein was modified relative to this genomic sequence to represent the inferred CDS: inserted 2 bases in 1 codon), whose product NGKHRVSLISGLTNSEYSLNLLCETDSRGRALTSQQILCVALLFFANGSILYNVGDAEHLSKATVCRAVRKVCLALKRLLNTFIVFSGHKPVRVIKEEFHRIAGFPSVIGCIDCTQIPITAPSHNEADYVNRKSIHSINVQIICDAAYIISNVEAKWPGSVHDSRMHRESNLSNRLQCGEFDGLLLGDRGYPCQPRLLTPYPDPEPGPQQNFNRGHCRTMXVEMTIGLLKARFQCLRHLRVTSERACDIIVACGVLHNIATIRGEQHPALQIS is encoded by the exons AACGGAAAACACAGAGTATCCCTCATTTCAGGGTTAACAAACTCAGAGTATTCCCTAAACCTGCTTTGTGAAACGGACTCCAGGGGTCGTGCTCTTACATCCCAGCAGATATTGTGTGTTGCTCtgcttttttttgcaaatgggaGTATTTTGTATAATGTTGGAGATGCAGAGCACCTAAGTAAGGCCACTGTATGCAGGGCGGTCAGAAAAGTGTGCCTCGCCCTGAAACGGCTACTGAACACCTTCATCGTTTTCTCGGGACATAAACCGGTCAGAGTCATCAAGGAGGAGTTCCACAGGATTGCAG gaTTTCCcagtgtgattggctgcatagaTTGCACACAAATCCCCATCACGGCTCCCTCACATAATGAGGCGGATTATGTTAACAGGAAGTCCATTCACAGCATAAATGTGCAG ATCATATGTGATGCAGCCTACATCATTTCCAATGTGGAGGCCAAGTGGCCTGGGTCTGTTCACGACTCAAGGATGCATCGTGAGTCTAACCTGAGCAACAGACTGCAATGTG GAGAGTTTGATGGCCTTCTGCTGGGTGACAGGGGTTACCCATGCCAACCAAGGCTGCTGACCCCTTACCCTGACCCTGAACCAGGCCCCCAACAGAACTTCAACCGGGGTCACTGCAGGACGAT GGTGGAGATGACCATAGGCCTGTTGAAAGCCCGTTTCCAGTGCCTACGTCACCTCAGGGTGACCTCTGAGAGGGCCTGTGATATTATTGTGGCATGTGGTGTTCTTCATAATATTGCCACTATTCGAGGAGAGCAACACCCTGCCCTACAAATAAGCTGA
- the LOC117820983 gene encoding uncharacterized protein LOC117820983 isoform X1, with translation MEPRFDESPWQRRRRGRHFSPWTSLFAHMASLSMFFFLKCNTAAGAKQRETAWENIAARVNACNPAGEKRTWQQLRMKYKNIVQTANRKKADALKMGGGRAPPPLMEAEALALRQNFGRPATEGIPGGSSSSEPTPQDTSAFITYSDGAICLVEPPHATTDLVTDEEYEETLSAAFTEGEPERPVEGMAGQQQEGPSTSTAQIDTVRWMFSKFSLGPPDEKGRSRN, from the exons ATGGAGCCCCGATTCGACGAGTCACCATggcaaaggaggagaagagggcgGCATTTTTCACCCTGGACATCCTTATTCGCTCATATGGCGAGTTTgagcatgtttttctttttaaaatgcaacACCGCTGCAGGTGCCAAACAGAGGGAGACGGCATGGGAGAACATTGCGGCTCGGGTCAATGC gtGCAATCCCGCGGGGGAGAAGCGCACCTGGCAGCAGCTTaggatgaaatataaaaacattgttcAAACAG CcaacagaaagaaagcagatgcCCTTAAAATGGGTGGCGGCCGAGCACCGCCACCTCTAATGGAGGCAGAGGCGCTGGCCCTGAGACAGAATTTTGGAAGGCCAGCGACTGAGGGAATCCCTGGAGGGAGCTCATCCTCTGAGCCCACCCCCCAAGACACAAGTGCCTTTATAACAT ATTCTGATGGTGCGATCTGCCTGGTGGAGCCCCCTCACGCCACAACAGACCTTGTAACT GATGAAGAGTACGAGGAGACTTTGTCTGCTGCCTTCACAGAGGGGGAACCAGAAAGGCCTGTAGag GGCATGGctgggcagcagcaggagggtccCTCAACTTCAACTGCACAGATTGACACAGTGAGATGGATGTTCAGTAAATTCAGTCTTGGACCGCCAGATGAGAAGGGCAGATCTCGAAATTGA